The following coding sequences lie in one Oncorhynchus kisutch isolate 150728-3 linkage group LG3, Okis_V2, whole genome shotgun sequence genomic window:
- the mpeg1.1 gene encoding macrophage expressed 1, tandem duplicate 1, translating into MASDTALGLTAFTLLVLSLLHQCVPHPLTPPNNGLRKCRTNLSIPALEVLPGGGWDNLRNMDMGRVMNFSFSQCQTTEDGFYLIPDEVFVIPQKLTGVETNSEIINTWLEQRSSTSFSINSDVSFLSVLNAKFSVENQRVKTHQVHGSSVTARVQVRNFLYTVKAHPDFTLDGRFAHQAEEIADAIENNQTRQAVYLSEKMVLDYGTHVITSVDAGAALVQEDYLRSSYVSDSETAKFSVSASAGLNFFDKVKFDIGSKDTQETSESHSYQGNITYSIIQSHGGAPFYPGITLQKWQESTKNNLVGIDRAGLPLHYFLNRITFPDLPEPTIGKLALSVSQAIQRYYTVNTHPGCVKPDSKNFNFQANMDDSSCEGPATNLSFGGVFQQCTKLTGDADPICQALAQKNPDTGSYSCGQPYKATLLRSEVREESYSTYECHRHCHGCWLLLTCCDNICGDSYHVRSARIDTYWCSTNEATPEYSGYLFGGLYSPSLLNPLTKTKSCPPNFNIQMKLLSNGLMICLSNDYETSTRFSVPFGGLFSCQSNNPLAQDQPRCPPQFSQHLATVSDGCQVLYCVQSGLFTGGQLLPVRLPPFTRPPLISMTATNTVAVMTEGDRAWVRVGQTKMWKLAKVTEIQSMVKVFDPASGQMTGGQKSGVAFGVICLVVLVVVGAVLLVRRRRVSRLGRERGYEEIHSEGQSEGGVESQEEQGSETMTQTLLP; encoded by the exons ATGGCATCTGACACAGCTCTGGGTCTGACAGCATTCACCTTGCTAGTTCTCTCCCTGCTCCACCAGTGTGTCCCTCACCCACTCACTCCTCCGAATAATGGACTTCGGAAGTGTCGCACCAACTTGTCCATTCCAGCCCTGGAGGTACTCCCAGGCGGGGGATGGGACAACCTGAGGAACATGGACATGGGACGAGTCATGAACTTCAGCTTCTCCCAGTGCCAGACCACGGAGGATGGATTCTACCTCATCCCGGATGAGGTGTTTGTCATCCCACAGAAGCTCACTGGTGTGGAGACCAATTCTGAGATCATCAACACTTGGCTGGAACAGCGCAGCTCCACGTCTTTCTCAATCAACTCAGACGTGTCCTTCCTCTCCGTGCTCAATGCTAAGTTCTCTGTTGAGAATCAGCGGGTGAAGACTCATCAGGTCCATGGGAGCTCCGTCACCGCTCGTGTACAA GTGCGTAACTTCCTATACACGGTAAAGGCTCACCCTGACTTCACTCTGGATGGCCGCTTTGCCCACCAGGCTGAGGAGATCGCAGACGCAATAGAAAACAACCAGACTCGACAGGCAGTGTATTTATCTGAGAAGATGGTGTTGGACTATGGAACCCATGTGATAACAAGTGTTGATGCAGGGGCCGCCTTAGTGCAAGAGGACTATCTCCGTTCATCTTATGTGTCCGACAGTGAGACGGCGAAGTTCTCTGTTTCGGCATCGGCAGGTCTTAACTTCTTTGATAAAGTCAAATTTGACATTGGCAGCAAGGACACACAAGAGACATCCGAGTCACATAGTTATCAGGGCAACATCACCTACTCCATTATACAGAGCCATGGTGGGGCTCCCTTCTACCCAGGCATCACTTTGCAGAAGTGGCAGGAGAGCACCAAGAACAACCTGGTGGGCATCGACCGGGCAGGACTGCCTCTGCACTACTTCCTCAACCGGATTACCTTCCCCGATCTCCCTGAACCAACCATCGGCAAACTGgcactgtctgttagtcaggccATCCAGCGCTACTATACCGTTAACACACACCCTGGCTGCGTTAAACCAGACTCCAAGAACTTCAACTTCCAAGCCAATATGGACGACAGCTCCTGCGAGGGTCCGGCCACCAACCTCAGCTTCGGTGGGGTGTTTCAGCAGTGCACCAAGCTCACTGGGGATGCAGACCCAATCTGCCAAGCCCTGGCTCAGAAGAACCCCGACACAGGCTCTTACTCATGTGGTCAGCCCTACAAAGCCACCCTGTTACGCtctgaggtgagagaggagagctacAGCACGTATGAGTGCCACAGGCATTGCCATGGCTGCTGGCTGCTTTTAACCTGCTGCGACAATATCTGTGGAGATTCCTACCATGTCCGCTCTGCTCGCATTGACACCTACTGGTGCTCCACCAATGAGGCAACCCCAGAGTACTCAGGATACCTCTTTGGGGGACTCTATAGCCCATCCCTGTTGAACCCTCTCACCAAAACTAAGAGCTGCCCTCCAAACTTCAACATTCAAATGAAGCTTCTGTCCAACGGTCTGATGATCTGCCTGAGCAATGACTATGAGACTTCCACCAGGTTTTCAGTCCCCTTTGGAGGCCTGTTCAGTTGCCAGTCTAACAACCCCCTTGCACAGGATCAACCCCGTTGCCCTCCCCAGTTCAGCCAGCACCTGGCTACTGTTAGTGATGGCTGCCAGGTGCTCTACTGTGTCCAGTCTGGCTTGTTCACAGGTGGCCAGCTGCTGCCTGTACGCTTGCCACCTTTCACTCGTCCTCCACTGATCAGCATGACTGCCACTAACACGGTGGCTGTGATGACCGAGGGAGATCGGGCGTGGGTCAGGGTGGGACAGACCAAGATGTGGAAGCTGGCCAAGGTGACAGAGATCCAGAGTATGGTGAAGGTGTTCGATCCAGCCTCGGGACAGATGACAGGGGGGCAGAAGTCTGGTGTGGCCTTTGGAGTAATTTGCTTGGTCGTCTTGGTGGTGGTTGGGGCAGTGCTGCTGGTGAGACGGAGGAGGGTCTCAAGgcttgggagggagagaggatatgaGGAGATCCACAGCGAGGGGCAGAGTGAGGGAGGTGTGGAGAGTCAAGAAGAGCAGGGCTCTGAGACAATGACCCAGACCCTGTTGCCATGA